In Chitinophagales bacterium, a single genomic region encodes these proteins:
- a CDS encoding GNAT family N-acetyltransferase, giving the protein MSLSYHFLTPEEFFPFFRETRPKIFRGEFDFHTQAVMTELEKEKVKAMPKMENIQRYQLVAKDGDNIVGWSFGIQKSYDDFYMVNSAVFPEYRHRGIYTELMTRAVSHITDLGFQGIYSRHKMSNNAIIIPKLKFGFVITGFEVADVFGNLVELSYYTNPRRRELLEIRIGMRRPTEEDMRLVY; this is encoded by the coding sequence ATGTCACTGAGCTATCATTTTCTTACCCCCGAAGAATTTTTTCCATTTTTTAGAGAAACAAGACCCAAGATATTTCGAGGCGAGTTTGATTTTCATACCCAAGCAGTGATGACAGAGCTGGAAAAAGAAAAAGTCAAAGCTATGCCCAAGATGGAAAATATCCAACGCTATCAGTTGGTTGCTAAAGATGGTGATAACATCGTAGGTTGGTCATTTGGTATTCAGAAATCCTATGATGATTTTTATATGGTCAATTCGGCGGTATTTCCAGAGTATAGACATAGAGGTATTTATACCGAACTCATGACACGCGCTGTGTCACATATCACCGATTTGGGTTTTCAGGGCATCTATTCACGCCACAAAATGTCGAATAATGCTATCATCATTCCTAAACTGAAGTTTGGATTTGTCATCACAGGTTTCGAAGTAGCCGATGTGTTCGGAAATCTCGTAGAGCTTAGCTATTATACCAATCCTAGGCGGCGAGAATTATTGGAAATACGAATAGGTATGCGAAGACCTACGGAAGAAGATATGAGACTAGTTTATTAG